Proteins co-encoded in one Arachis hypogaea cultivar Tifrunner chromosome 13, arahy.Tifrunner.gnm2.J5K5, whole genome shotgun sequence genomic window:
- the LOC112738339 gene encoding phosphomevalonate kinase, peroxisomal-like isoform X1: MGMNGSSCWHKYRQTTFINIFILFAASSTSLFMAQGRAMSNVIEVSQVAAQALPAPEVISDILNGNWDHERTEFSLPPLMTLLLGEPGTGGSSTPSMVGAVKKWQKSDPHKSLDTWRRLSEANSQLEIQLNFLSKLAKEQWDAYKSVIDSCSKLRSEKVFLSNHLWLFN; this comes from the exons ATGGGAATGAATGGATCCTCATGTTGGCACAAATATAGACAAACCACCTTCatcaacatcttcattctctttgcAGCTTCTTCTACTTCCTTATTCATGGCTCAAG GAAGAGCAATGTCCAATGTAATTGAAGTTTCCCAG GTTGCAGCACAAGCATTGCCTGCACCAGAAGTTATCAGTGACATTCTGAATGGAAACTGGGACCATGAGAGGACTGAGTTCTCTTTACCACCTTTGATGACTCTG ttaCTAGGAGAACCAGGAACTGGTGGTTCATCTACGCCATCAATGGTTGGTGCTGTAAAAAAATGGCAAAAGTCTGACCCTCATAAATCCTTGGACACATGGAGAAGATTGTCAGAGGCGAATTCGCAGTTAGAAATTCAACTGAACTTTTTGAGTAAATTAGCAAAGGAACAATGGGATGCATATAAATCTGTGATTGATAGCTGCAGCAAGCTCAGATCAGAAAAGGTATTTCTTTCAAATCATTTGTGGTTGTTTAATTAA
- the LOC112738339 gene encoding phosphomevalonate kinase, peroxisomal-like isoform X2, whose protein sequence is MDPHVGTNIDKPPSSTSSFSLQLLLLPYSWLKVAAQALPAPEVISDILNGNWDHERTEFSLPPLMTLLLGEPGTGGSSTPSMVGAVKKWQKSDPHKSLDTWRRLSEANSQLEIQLNFLSKLAKEQWDAYKSVIDSCSKLRSEKVFLSNHLWLFN, encoded by the exons ATGGATCCTCATGTTGGCACAAATATAGACAAACCACCTTCatcaacatcttcattctctttgcAGCTTCTTCTACTTCCTTATTCATGGCTCAAG GTTGCAGCACAAGCATTGCCTGCACCAGAAGTTATCAGTGACATTCTGAATGGAAACTGGGACCATGAGAGGACTGAGTTCTCTTTACCACCTTTGATGACTCTG ttaCTAGGAGAACCAGGAACTGGTGGTTCATCTACGCCATCAATGGTTGGTGCTGTAAAAAAATGGCAAAAGTCTGACCCTCATAAATCCTTGGACACATGGAGAAGATTGTCAGAGGCGAATTCGCAGTTAGAAATTCAACTGAACTTTTTGAGTAAATTAGCAAAGGAACAATGGGATGCATATAAATCTGTGATTGATAGCTGCAGCAAGCTCAGATCAGAAAAGGTATTTCTTTCAAATCATTTGTGGTTGTTTAATTAA
- the LOC112738339 gene encoding phosphomevalonate kinase, peroxisomal-like isoform X3, giving the protein MYLMVGWWINHWRRGKKMECRVAAQALPAPEVISDILNGNWDHERTEFSLPPLMTLLLGEPGTGGSSTPSMVGAVKKWQKSDPHKSLDTWRRLSEANSQLEIQLNFLSKLAKEQWDAYKSVIDSCSKLRSEKVFLSNHLWLFN; this is encoded by the exons ATGTATTTGATGGTAGGTTGGTGGATTAACCACTGGAGAAGGGGAAAAAAGATGGAGTGTAGG GTTGCAGCACAAGCATTGCCTGCACCAGAAGTTATCAGTGACATTCTGAATGGAAACTGGGACCATGAGAGGACTGAGTTCTCTTTACCACCTTTGATGACTCTG ttaCTAGGAGAACCAGGAACTGGTGGTTCATCTACGCCATCAATGGTTGGTGCTGTAAAAAAATGGCAAAAGTCTGACCCTCATAAATCCTTGGACACATGGAGAAGATTGTCAGAGGCGAATTCGCAGTTAGAAATTCAACTGAACTTTTTGAGTAAATTAGCAAAGGAACAATGGGATGCATATAAATCTGTGATTGATAGCTGCAGCAAGCTCAGATCAGAAAAGGTATTTCTTTCAAATCATTTGTGGTTGTTTAATTAA